The following proteins are encoded in a genomic region of Neomicrococcus aestuarii:
- a CDS encoding sensor histidine kinase: MKRTALRSRLVAALLVMLALVCLVIGFFTHTILRTTTLAQLDAELQDTSSRAVNFREGPDRSQTDDDDPLYAPGQASGTLTVRVSSTGLVKSSGVLDVRSGERSSLTTDDVESLLSLSATNEPTESHLSVGEYRVLATEDPHGGYLIVGLPTAAAEKTLRTLDTTMLVVSGSGLVVAGFIGSLIIRRSLRPLERVSTVATSVADSVTKLSSEKQHAAIAERVDARDAQPGTEVGNVGWALNNLLDNVDQALTVRQRSEEQMRNFAADASHELRTPLAAVRGYSEFIRATEHLSPDGEKSLERVLSQSDRMSALVENLLLLARLDQGHKPQDEAVDVNILVAESVQDAQIAATAHRWRVELPQSSVVVRGDRQQLTQVLSNLLSNARKHTPEGSEVTTSLRQSSDRRFAELTVQDNGPGISPDFLPRIFTRFARADKARSGTDGTTGLGLPIVKAIVEAHGGTIVASSRPGRTEFLVRLPLATPPKPDRAPSSAADSSN, translated from the coding sequence GTGAAAAGAACCGCGCTTCGGTCCCGTTTGGTGGCCGCACTTTTGGTGATGCTCGCGTTGGTGTGCCTGGTGATCGGGTTTTTCACGCACACTATTTTGCGTACGACGACGCTGGCTCAATTAGATGCCGAACTGCAGGACACGTCGAGTCGCGCCGTGAATTTTCGGGAGGGTCCGGACCGTTCCCAAACGGATGACGACGATCCACTGTACGCTCCTGGCCAGGCTTCCGGAACGCTCACTGTCCGGGTGAGCAGCACCGGTTTGGTGAAGTCTTCGGGCGTCTTAGACGTGCGAAGCGGCGAGCGTTCCTCGTTGACCACCGACGATGTCGAGTCATTGCTTTCCCTATCAGCGACCAACGAGCCGACGGAATCTCACTTGTCCGTGGGTGAATACCGCGTCCTCGCCACCGAGGATCCGCACGGCGGCTATCTCATTGTGGGTCTGCCGACCGCTGCGGCCGAAAAGACGCTCCGGACACTGGATACCACCATGCTGGTGGTTTCCGGCTCCGGTCTGGTTGTCGCCGGCTTCATTGGTTCGCTCATTATTCGACGCTCCCTGCGCCCACTCGAACGCGTCTCCACCGTGGCAACGAGCGTGGCCGACTCCGTGACCAAATTGTCCTCAGAAAAGCAGCACGCGGCCATTGCCGAACGCGTTGACGCGCGCGATGCGCAGCCTGGCACAGAGGTGGGCAACGTGGGTTGGGCGCTGAACAACCTGCTGGATAACGTGGATCAAGCGCTCACCGTGCGCCAGCGCTCGGAAGAGCAGATGCGCAACTTCGCGGCAGATGCGTCCCACGAGCTGCGGACTCCCCTTGCGGCTGTGCGCGGGTACTCGGAGTTCATTCGCGCTACCGAACACCTCAGCCCGGACGGTGAAAAGTCGCTGGAGCGCGTGTTGAGCCAATCGGACCGCATGAGCGCTCTCGTGGAGAATCTCCTCTTGCTGGCCCGCCTCGATCAAGGGCACAAGCCGCAAGATGAGGCCGTGGACGTGAACATTCTGGTGGCCGAAAGCGTTCAGGACGCCCAAATCGCGGCCACAGCTCACCGCTGGCGGGTGGAACTTCCGCAATCCAGCGTCGTCGTACGCGGTGACCGCCAGCAACTCACGCAAGTGCTCTCCAACCTGCTCTCCAATGCGCGTAAGCACACACCGGAGGGGTCGGAAGTGACCACAAGCCTGCGGCAGTCTTCGGATCGACGCTTCGCCGAGCTCACCGTTCAGGACAATGGGCCGGGTATCTCACCAGATTTTCTGCCGCGGATCTTCACGCGATTCGCACGCGCGGATAAGGCGCGTTCGGGCACGGATGGCACCACAGGACTGGGCTTGCCTATCGTGAAGGCCATTGTTGAAGCGCACGGCGGAACCATCGTGGCCTCCAGCCGCCCGGGCCGTACGGAATTTTTGGTCCGCTTGCCGCTAGCGACGCCGCCCAAACCTGACCGGGCGCCGTCGTCCGCAGCGGACAGCAGTAATTAG
- a CDS encoding nucleoside deaminase produces MGVALQQAALAQEHEDVPIGAVILDASGEVLSVGRNERELTGDPTAHAEVLAIRAAVAALQSAGHDDGWRLESATLVVTLEPCAMCAGAIVLSRIPRVVFGAWDEKAGAAGSVLDVLREPRLNHWVEVIGGVRESECAEVLRNFFANKRV; encoded by the coding sequence ATGGGCGTGGCCCTGCAGCAGGCCGCTCTCGCGCAAGAACACGAGGATGTGCCCATCGGCGCCGTGATTCTGGACGCGTCCGGTGAGGTGCTCAGCGTGGGCAGAAATGAGCGCGAACTCACGGGAGATCCCACGGCGCACGCGGAAGTTCTTGCGATTCGCGCGGCCGTTGCGGCGCTTCAATCTGCGGGGCACGACGACGGATGGCGGCTTGAGAGCGCCACTTTAGTGGTGACGCTGGAACCGTGTGCGATGTGCGCGGGTGCGATTGTGCTCTCGCGGATCCCGCGCGTGGTGTTTGGTGCGTGGGATGAGAAGGCTGGTGCGGCCGGATCCGTGTTGGATGTGCTGCGCGAGCCGCGGCTGAATCATTGGGTAGAAGTCATCGGAGGCGTGCGCGAGAGCGAGTGCGCTGAGGTGCTGCGCAACTTCTTTGCGAACAAGCGAGTGTGA
- the upp gene encoding uracil phosphoribosyltransferase, producing the protein MRVQVVDHPLVSHKVSVLRDKNTPSPVFRQLTEELVTLLAYEATREVRTVEAELETPVSKTVGTYFAKPTPLVVPILRAGLGMLEGMTRLVPTAEVGFLGMARNEETLDIITYAERLPGDLTGRQVFVLDPMLATGGTLSQAIKFLFERGADSVTCICLIAAPEGIARLESEHGDDDRVHLVLAARDERLNEKSYIVPGLGDAGDRLYGLAH; encoded by the coding sequence ATGCGCGTACAGGTTGTTGACCATCCCCTTGTCTCCCACAAAGTCTCCGTTTTGCGAGACAAGAACACGCCCTCACCGGTGTTCCGTCAGCTCACGGAAGAGCTCGTAACGCTACTGGCGTACGAGGCTACGCGCGAAGTGCGCACGGTAGAAGCTGAGCTCGAAACCCCCGTTTCCAAGACGGTCGGTACGTACTTTGCTAAGCCCACCCCGCTCGTTGTCCCGATCCTGCGCGCGGGCCTCGGCATGCTCGAAGGCATGACCCGACTGGTTCCCACCGCTGAAGTGGGCTTCTTGGGCATGGCTCGCAACGAAGAAACCTTGGACATCATCACGTACGCCGAGCGTTTGCCGGGCGATCTGACCGGCCGTCAGGTATTCGTCTTGGACCCGATGCTCGCCACCGGCGGCACGCTCTCGCAGGCCATCAAGTTCCTCTTCGAACGCGGCGCCGACTCCGTGACCTGCATCTGCTTGATTGCAGCACCCGAAGGAATCGCCCGCCTCGAGAGCGAACACGGCGACGATGACCGCGTGCACTTGGTCCTCGCCGCTCGCGATGAGCGCCTCAACGAGAAGTCGTACATCGTTCCTGGTCTCGGCGACGCCGGCGACCGCTTGTACGGTCTAGCTCACTAA